A single genomic interval of Brevundimonas diminuta harbors:
- a CDS encoding glutamate-5-semialdehyde dehydrogenase has translation MTDLKTRMLDLGQRARTAAVLLREAPAAARTRALEILSAKLTAAEPALLAANARDVEAARLNGMTEALIDRLSLSPARIAGMAEAVATIAAVPDPLGVETERWTPANGLDIARVRTPIGVLGVIYESRPNVTADAAALCIRSGNAAILRCGSDCLQSSLAIAALIAEALAEAGLPADAVQLIDTPDREAVGLMLTGLDGAIDVIVPRGGKSLVARVQAEARTAVLSHLEGLNHTYLHHAADLEVARAIVLNAKMRRVSVCGATETLLVDRAAARRLLPPVAADLIAAGCELRGDADARALVPAMTPATEADWTTEYLAPILAVRIVEDLNAATGHIACYGSGHTEAIVTTDTAAAERFAAKVDSAIVLINASTQFADGGEFGFGGEIGISTNRLHARGPVGAEQLTTYKYVVRGQGQIRP, from the coding sequence ATGACCGATCTGAAGACCCGAATGCTGGACCTGGGCCAGCGCGCCCGCACCGCAGCCGTGCTCCTGCGCGAAGCTCCCGCCGCCGCCCGCACCCGCGCGCTGGAAATCCTGTCCGCAAAACTGACGGCCGCCGAACCCGCCCTGCTCGCCGCCAACGCCCGCGATGTGGAGGCCGCCCGCCTGAACGGCATGACCGAGGCCCTGATCGATCGGCTGTCGTTAAGCCCCGCCCGCATCGCCGGCATGGCCGAGGCGGTGGCGACCATCGCCGCCGTGCCCGATCCGCTGGGCGTCGAGACCGAACGCTGGACCCCCGCCAACGGGCTGGACATCGCCCGTGTCCGCACCCCGATCGGCGTGCTGGGCGTGATCTACGAGAGCCGCCCCAACGTCACAGCCGACGCCGCCGCGCTGTGCATCCGCTCGGGCAATGCCGCCATCCTGCGCTGCGGCTCGGACTGTCTGCAGTCGTCGCTGGCCATCGCCGCCCTGATCGCGGAAGCTCTGGCCGAGGCCGGCCTGCCCGCCGATGCGGTGCAACTGATCGACACCCCGGACCGCGAGGCCGTCGGCCTGATGCTGACCGGGCTGGACGGCGCCATCGACGTCATCGTCCCACGCGGCGGCAAGAGCCTAGTCGCCCGCGTCCAGGCCGAGGCCAGGACGGCGGTGCTCAGCCATCTGGAAGGGCTGAACCACACCTATCTGCACCATGCCGCCGATCTGGAGGTCGCCCGCGCCATCGTCCTGAACGCCAAGATGCGCCGCGTCTCGGTCTGCGGCGCGACCGAGACCCTGCTGGTGGACCGGGCGGCGGCCCGGCGCCTGCTGCCGCCCGTCGCCGCCGACCTGATCGCCGCCGGTTGCGAACTGCGCGGCGACGCCGACGCCCGCGCTCTGGTCCCCGCCATGACGCCCGCGACCGAGGCCGACTGGACCACCGAATATCTGGCCCCCATCCTCGCCGTCCGCATCGTCGAGGATCTAAACGCCGCCACCGGCCACATCGCCTGCTACGGTTCGGGCCATACCGAGGCCATCGTCACCACCGACACGGCCGCCGCCGAACGGTTCGCCGCCAAGGTCGACAGCGCCATCGTCCTGATCAACGCATCGACCCAGTTCGCCGACGGCGGCGAGTTCGGCTTCGGCGGCGAAATCGGCATCTCCACCAACCGCCTCCACGCCCGGGGCCCGGTCGGGGCCGAGCAGCTGACCACCTACAAATACGTCGTGCGTGGCCAGGGCCAGATCAGGCCGTAG
- a CDS encoding membrane-bound PQQ-dependent dehydrogenase, glucose/quinate/shikimate family, with protein MPRWTTPTGLGGWLTLLLGVLLAVIGLVLTVGGVQLAMLGGSWYYLIAGLALIVSGLLLVYRDVRGAWVYGAVFVATVIWALWEKGLNGWAMIPRLVGPLVLMFLVLATLPVLRSRGGGKTAGLGALGLAVLTVVFGLVVGQINAPGVDSPVPGARGPFGDPALIKAGMDWPAYGGSDAAQRYSPLNQINKTNVGQLQRAWTFRTGDLPGERFGAETTPLKIADTVYLCSGRNKMFALDANTGRQKWAYDPRVADEQIPYTAACRGVTYYAAPNVDQAQPCATRIIEGTLDGRIIAVDARTGVPCPAFGTNGAVSIKEGMGNPYPGMVSITSPPVVVRGVIVTGHQVLDGQKRWNASGVIQGYDVVTGQLRFAWDMMRPDITTAPPAGQTYTPGTPNMWTTATGDEALGLVYLPMGNSAADYYSSLRRPQENQYSSALVALDVTTGKPRWSYQTVRRDVWDYDLGSQVTLVDMPTAGGVTPAVILPSKRGEIFVLDRRTGQPLHGVQDRPAPRGGVEPAQRAATQPYSLFNTLAKPDLREVDMWGMSPIDQMICRIQFKKASYQGQFTPPTADRRFIEYPGYNGGSDWGSVALDPRRGVIIANYNDMPNYNRLVPRAEANKRGWFPRDDPRYQAETTGEGAKAEGAGDPQMGVPYAIDVNAGWRMPFTGLLCKEPPYGGIRAIDVQSGKTLWDRPFGTARKNGPFGIPSMLPLEIGTPNNGGSVVTAGGLIFIAAATDDLIRAIDIETGKTVWSDVLPAGGQANPMIYEQNGRQYLVIVAAGHHFMETPEGDYVIAYALPQRG; from the coding sequence ATGCCCCGATGGACAACCCCGACCGGCCTGGGGGGATGGCTGACGTTGCTGCTCGGGGTGCTGCTGGCCGTGATCGGTCTCGTGCTGACGGTGGGCGGCGTTCAGCTCGCGATGCTGGGCGGCTCCTGGTATTATCTGATTGCAGGCCTGGCGCTGATCGTGTCGGGCCTTTTGCTTGTTTATCGCGACGTTCGGGGGGCTTGGGTCTATGGCGCAGTCTTCGTCGCCACGGTGATCTGGGCACTATGGGAGAAAGGCCTGAACGGCTGGGCCATGATTCCCCGCCTGGTCGGGCCCCTGGTGCTGATGTTCCTGGTGTTGGCGACGCTGCCTGTGCTGCGCTCGCGCGGCGGCGGCAAAACGGCGGGCCTCGGCGCGCTCGGATTGGCGGTCCTGACAGTCGTGTTCGGCCTGGTGGTCGGTCAGATCAACGCGCCTGGCGTCGACAGCCCGGTGCCCGGCGCGCGCGGACCGTTCGGCGATCCGGCCCTGATCAAGGCCGGCATGGACTGGCCCGCCTATGGGGGATCGGACGCGGCCCAGCGCTATTCGCCGCTCAACCAGATCAATAAGACCAACGTCGGCCAGCTGCAGCGTGCCTGGACCTTCCGCACCGGCGACTTGCCCGGCGAACGGTTCGGCGCCGAAACGACGCCGCTGAAGATCGCCGACACCGTCTATCTCTGCTCAGGTCGCAACAAGATGTTCGCCCTGGACGCCAATACCGGCCGGCAGAAGTGGGCCTATGATCCCAGGGTGGCGGACGAGCAGATCCCCTACACCGCCGCCTGCCGCGGCGTGACCTATTACGCCGCGCCCAACGTCGATCAGGCCCAGCCCTGCGCGACGCGCATCATCGAAGGTACGCTGGACGGCCGGATCATCGCGGTCGATGCGCGCACCGGCGTGCCTTGCCCGGCCTTCGGAACAAACGGCGCCGTCAGCATCAAGGAAGGGATGGGCAATCCCTATCCCGGCATGGTGTCGATCACCTCGCCGCCCGTCGTTGTGCGCGGCGTCATCGTCACGGGCCATCAGGTGCTGGACGGTCAAAAGCGCTGGAACGCCTCGGGCGTGATCCAGGGCTACGACGTCGTCACCGGTCAGCTGCGCTTCGCCTGGGACATGATGCGTCCCGACATCACCACCGCCCCGCCAGCCGGTCAGACCTACACGCCGGGCACCCCGAACATGTGGACGACGGCGACGGGCGACGAAGCCCTGGGCCTGGTCTATCTGCCGATGGGCAACTCGGCCGCCGACTACTATTCGTCGCTGCGCCGGCCGCAGGAGAACCAGTATTCCAGCGCCCTGGTCGCGCTGGACGTCACGACGGGCAAGCCGCGCTGGAGCTATCAGACCGTGCGCCGCGACGTCTGGGACTATGACCTGGGTTCACAGGTGACGCTGGTCGACATGCCGACCGCAGGGGGCGTGACGCCGGCGGTGATCCTGCCGTCCAAGCGCGGCGAAATCTTCGTGCTGGATCGCCGCACGGGCCAGCCCCTGCACGGCGTTCAGGATCGTCCGGCCCCGCGCGGCGGCGTCGAACCGGCCCAGCGCGCGGCGACCCAGCCCTATTCGCTGTTCAACACCCTGGCCAAGCCCGACCTGCGCGAAGTCGACATGTGGGGCATGTCGCCGATCGATCAGATGATCTGCCGCATCCAGTTCAAGAAGGCGTCGTATCAGGGCCAGTTCACGCCCCCGACCGCCGACCGTCGCTTCATCGAATATCCGGGCTACAACGGCGGTTCGGACTGGGGCAGCGTGGCGCTGGATCCGCGTCGCGGCGTGATCATCGCCAACTATAACGACATGCCCAACTACAACCGTCTGGTGCCGCGCGCCGAGGCGAACAAGCGGGGCTGGTTCCCGCGCGACGACCCTCGCTATCAGGCCGAGACGACGGGAGAAGGCGCCAAGGCCGAGGGCGCGGGCGATCCGCAGATGGGCGTGCCCTATGCGATCGACGTCAACGCCGGCTGGCGGATGCCCTTCACCGGCCTGCTGTGCAAGGAGCCTCCGTACGGCGGCATCCGGGCCATCGACGTGCAAAGCGGCAAGACCCTGTGGGATCGTCCGTTCGGCACGGCGCGCAAGAACGGCCCGTTCGGCATCCCATCGATGCTGCCGCTGGAAATCGGCACGCCGAACAACGGCGGATCGGTGGTCACGGCGGGCGGCCTGATCTTCATCGCCGCCGCGACCGACGACCTGATCCGCGCCATCGACATCGAGACGGGCAAGACCGTCTGGTCCGATGTCCTGCCCGCCGGCGGGCAGGCGAACCCGATGATCTACGAGCAGAACGGCCGCCAGTATCTGGTGATCGTCGCCGCCGGCCATCACTTCATGGAAACGCCGGAGGGCGATTACGTCATCGCCTATGCGCTGCCGCAGCGCGGCTGA
- a CDS encoding NAD(P)-dependent oxidoreductase codes for MHKTLKQGGTFVVEPRRLSKASAELRARGFGEITIPPSTETAEKQASRCTDCGVPFCQNACPLQNNIPDWLRLSAENEPREAWRVASLTSTIPEICGRICPQDRLCEGSCTLNQSGWDAVTIGSVEAWLGDQAFANGWVEPIRPAAERGETVGIVGAGPAGLAAADRLRCEGYQVTIYDRHDRAGGLLIYGIPGFKLEKHVVQRRVDRLIDGGVQFVLRCEVGKDVTLTELRDRHDVVLLAMGVYQPRILSAPGRGPDSTVAALSYLTHQNRRDLGDAEQDGWHEARGKRVVVIGGGDTAMDCVRTAVRQGAASVTCLYRRDRENMPGSAREVVNAEEEGVVFEWLAAPKALLSQGDRVTGVRAARMQLTEAAPGQRRDIVPVPGADFDVPADIVIEALGFSPEPFAAHEPNLRLRDDGTIKVGSVSFATSLPGVFAAGDAVRGASLVVWAVREGQDAAAEIDRYFKTRTEEVAA; via the coding sequence ATGCATAAGACCCTGAAGCAAGGCGGGACATTCGTCGTCGAACCTCGCCGCCTGTCCAAGGCCTCGGCCGAACTGCGCGCGCGCGGTTTCGGCGAGATCACGATTCCGCCGTCCACTGAGACCGCCGAAAAACAGGCTTCGCGCTGCACCGACTGCGGCGTGCCCTTCTGCCAGAACGCCTGCCCGCTTCAGAACAACATCCCAGACTGGCTGCGTCTGTCGGCCGAGAACGAGCCGCGCGAGGCCTGGCGCGTCGCGTCACTGACCTCGACCATACCCGAAATCTGCGGCCGCATCTGCCCGCAGGACCGACTGTGCGAAGGGTCCTGCACCTTGAACCAGTCCGGCTGGGACGCCGTGACCATCGGCTCGGTCGAGGCCTGGCTGGGCGACCAGGCCTTCGCCAACGGCTGGGTCGAGCCGATCCGCCCGGCGGCCGAACGCGGCGAAACCGTGGGGATCGTCGGCGCCGGCCCGGCCGGTCTGGCCGCCGCCGACCGCCTGCGCTGCGAGGGCTATCAGGTCACGATCTATGACCGCCACGACCGGGCCGGCGGCCTGCTGATCTACGGCATCCCCGGCTTCAAGCTGGAAAAGCACGTCGTCCAGCGCCGCGTGGACCGGCTGATCGACGGCGGCGTCCAGTTCGTCCTGCGCTGCGAGGTCGGCAAGGACGTAACCCTGACGGAGCTGCGCGACCGCCACGACGTCGTCCTGCTGGCCATGGGCGTCTATCAGCCGCGCATCCTGTCTGCGCCGGGTCGCGGGCCGGATTCGACCGTCGCGGCCCTGTCCTATCTGACCCATCAGAACCGCCGCGACCTGGGCGACGCTGAACAGGACGGCTGGCACGAGGCGCGCGGCAAGCGGGTCGTCGTGATCGGCGGCGGCGACACGGCCATGGACTGCGTCCGCACCGCCGTCCGACAGGGCGCGGCCAGCGTCACCTGCCTGTATCGACGCGACCGGGAGAACATGCCGGGCTCGGCCCGCGAGGTCGTCAACGCCGAGGAAGAGGGCGTCGTCTTCGAATGGCTGGCTGCGCCCAAGGCCCTGCTGTCACAAGGCGATCGGGTCACGGGCGTCCGCGCTGCGCGGATGCAACTGACCGAGGCGGCTCCCGGCCAGCGTCGCGACATCGTCCCCGTCCCCGGCGCCGACTTCGACGTGCCCGCCGACATCGTCATTGAGGCCCTGGGCTTCTCGCCCGAGCCGTTCGCGGCGCATGAGCCGAACTTGCGCCTGCGTGACGACGGCACGATCAAGGTTGGCTCGGTCAGTTTCGCCACCAGCCTGCCCGGCGTCTTCGCCGCCGGCGACGCGGTGCGCGGCGCCTCCCTGGTCGTCTGGGCCGTGCGCGAAGGCCAGGACGCCGCCGCCGAGATCGACCGCTACTTCAAGACCCGCACCGAGGAGGTCGCGGCATGA
- the gltB gene encoding glutamate synthase large subunit, translating to MSAHAGQGPIAPQKGDWLNQYETTRNRLEAGNAYDRSSERDACGVGLVCSIDGTPRRDVVEYAIRSLKAVAHRGAVDPDGLSGDGAGIMAELPQGFFAEQVASIGQSLRPGPICVGQVFLPRTDLGAQDRARAIVETEALRAGFWIYGWRQTPIDLSVVGTKAGATRPEIEQIMLAPPLDDAGQPLDGEALERELYLCRRRIEKTVKTENLAGVYICTLSARSIAYKGMVRAELLGELYPDLEDPRFVSAYAVFHQRYSTNTFPEWKLAQPFRMMAHNGEINTLKGNLNWMKSHEIRMAAGAFGDRDGEVKPVVQPGGSDSAALDNVMEVLVHAGRPAPMAKALLIPEAWAKDDVVMPAEHRAFYAYCNAVMEPWDGPAAICAADGRWIVAGKDRNGLRPLRAVETVDGLLMAGSEAGLVPIPESRVKRRLHIGPGKLIAVDMKHGRLYDEHEAVDALAAAHPYEAWLDNMVDLEPIIGPGPEPRSASGEALTRRQIAAGYSREDLDLLLDALVRDGKEAVGSMGDDAPPAVLSALPRPLSHYFRQNFSQVTNPPIDPLREAGAMSLKTRFKNLGNILAEEEAQTDVFVLDSPVLTNGMYERMIDTVGAGSTVVIDCSYALPSEDARPGAALRAALDRIMDEAEAAARDGAALIVLTDQAGSADRLAAPMILATAGVHGRLTKAGLRSYCSIVVRTAETLDPHGFAVLVGVGATTVNAWLAQDLFQERLDRGLYPGLTLRDACLNYKAGIEAGLLKTLARKGISVISAYRGGCEFEVLGLSRALTAEFFPGAPSRISGIGLAGLEQAAMKRHRIAWGEAVPSPAIGGFFKIRSGGEAHAHEARTIHLLQDACNRGDYRRFKQFSEVVRAQADLSLRDLLDFREGAPIPLDQVESVSDIRRRFLTQAMSLGALGPEAHETLNIAMNRIGARSVSGEGGEDPERYHPRSNGDDANSAVKQVASGRFGVTAEYLNQCREIEIKVAQGAKPGEGGQLPGFKVTEFIARMRHAVPGTTLISPPPHHDIYSIEDLAQLIYDLKAINPDARVTVKLVSASGIGAIASGVAKANADAILIAGHNGGTGASAQTSIKHAGLPWEIGLAEAHQVLTLNNLRGSVTLRTDGGVRTGRDVVIAAMLGAEEYGVGTAALIAMGCLMVRQCHSNTCPVGVCSQDERLREKFTGTPDKVVNLFTFIAEETREILASIGARTMDEIIGRTDLLRQVRRGGSHLDDLDLNPLLVQVDEGAAGRWADKTTRKPIADSLDAAVLKDAVRFLDRGQTLELSYPLNNTQRTVGAALSSAIVRRFGAKGPAGRLKLRLEGIAGQSFGAFAAKGLELHLTGEANDYVGKGLSGAEISIRTPEWREDQLICGNTTLYGATSGRLFVAGAAGERFAVRNSGAEAVVEGLGAHGCEYMTGGRVVVLGSVGWNLAAGMSGGELFVLDQPGHAERALNGDLAGATDIDAQAADRLKGLIEAHLAATASPLARRLLADWDNSLNRFVRIVPLTDIVARTERLKTSA from the coding sequence ATGAGCGCTCATGCAGGCCAAGGGCCGATAGCGCCCCAAAAGGGTGACTGGCTGAACCAATACGAAACAACCCGTAACCGGCTGGAAGCCGGCAACGCCTATGACCGCAGCTCGGAACGCGACGCCTGCGGCGTAGGCCTGGTCTGCTCCATCGACGGCACCCCCCGCCGCGACGTGGTCGAATATGCGATCCGCAGCCTGAAGGCCGTGGCCCACCGGGGCGCGGTCGATCCCGACGGCCTGTCGGGCGACGGCGCCGGCATCATGGCCGAACTGCCCCAAGGCTTCTTCGCCGAACAGGTGGCCTCCATCGGCCAGTCCCTGCGTCCTGGGCCCATCTGCGTCGGCCAGGTCTTCTTGCCGCGCACCGACCTGGGCGCCCAGGACCGCGCCCGCGCCATCGTCGAGACTGAGGCCCTGCGCGCCGGCTTCTGGATCTATGGCTGGCGCCAGACGCCGATCGACCTGTCGGTCGTGGGGACCAAGGCCGGGGCGACCCGGCCCGAGATCGAACAGATCATGCTGGCCCCGCCGCTCGACGACGCCGGACAGCCGCTGGACGGCGAGGCGCTGGAGCGCGAACTGTATCTGTGCCGCCGCCGTATCGAAAAGACGGTCAAGACCGAGAACCTGGCCGGCGTCTATATCTGCACCCTGTCCGCGCGCTCCATCGCCTACAAGGGGATGGTCCGGGCCGAGCTGCTGGGCGAACTGTATCCCGACCTGGAGGACCCGCGCTTCGTCTCGGCCTACGCGGTCTTCCACCAGCGTTATTCGACCAACACCTTCCCCGAATGGAAGCTCGCTCAGCCCTTCCGAATGATGGCCCACAACGGCGAGATCAACACGCTGAAGGGCAATCTGAACTGGATGAAGTCGCACGAGATCCGCATGGCGGCCGGCGCCTTCGGCGACCGCGACGGCGAGGTCAAGCCGGTGGTCCAGCCGGGCGGATCGGACTCGGCGGCCCTGGACAATGTCATGGAGGTGCTGGTCCACGCCGGTCGCCCCGCGCCGATGGCCAAGGCCCTGCTGATCCCCGAGGCCTGGGCCAAGGACGACGTGGTCATGCCCGCCGAACACCGGGCCTTCTACGCCTATTGCAATGCGGTGATGGAGCCGTGGGACGGCCCGGCCGCCATCTGCGCCGCCGACGGCCGCTGGATCGTGGCGGGCAAGGACCGCAACGGCCTGCGTCCCCTGCGCGCGGTCGAAACCGTGGACGGCCTGCTAATGGCGGGCTCGGAAGCCGGTCTGGTGCCGATCCCCGAGAGCCGGGTGAAGCGCCGCCTGCACATCGGCCCCGGCAAGCTGATCGCCGTCGATATGAAGCACGGCCGTCTGTACGACGAGCATGAGGCCGTCGACGCCCTGGCCGCCGCCCACCCCTATGAGGCGTGGCTGGACAATATGGTCGATCTGGAGCCGATCATCGGCCCCGGACCGGAGCCGCGCTCGGCCTCGGGCGAGGCCCTGACCCGTCGCCAAATCGCCGCCGGCTACAGCCGCGAGGATCTGGATCTGCTGCTGGACGCCCTGGTGCGCGATGGCAAGGAGGCGGTCGGCTCGATGGGCGACGACGCCCCGCCCGCCGTGCTGTCGGCCCTGCCCCGCCCGCTGAGCCACTATTTCCGCCAGAACTTCAGCCAGGTCACCAACCCGCCCATCGACCCGCTGCGCGAAGCGGGCGCCATGAGCCTGAAGACTCGGTTCAAGAACCTGGGCAACATCCTGGCCGAGGAAGAGGCCCAGACCGACGTCTTCGTGCTGGACAGCCCGGTCCTGACCAACGGCATGTACGAGCGGATGATCGACACGGTCGGCGCCGGTTCGACCGTGGTCATCGACTGCAGCTACGCCCTGCCGTCCGAAGACGCCCGCCCGGGCGCGGCCCTGCGCGCCGCGCTGGACCGCATCATGGACGAGGCCGAAGCGGCCGCGCGCGACGGCGCCGCCCTGATCGTGCTGACCGACCAGGCCGGATCGGCGGATCGTCTGGCCGCGCCGATGATCCTGGCCACCGCCGGGGTCCACGGCCGCCTGACCAAGGCGGGCCTGCGCTCCTACTGCTCAATCGTGGTCCGCACCGCCGAGACGCTGGACCCGCACGGGTTTGCGGTCCTGGTCGGGGTCGGCGCAACGACCGTCAACGCCTGGCTGGCCCAGGACCTGTTCCAGGAGCGTCTGGACCGGGGCCTTTATCCCGGCCTGACGCTGCGCGACGCCTGTCTGAACTACAAGGCCGGCATCGAGGCGGGCCTGCTGAAGACCCTGGCTCGCAAGGGGATCAGTGTCATCTCCGCCTATCGCGGCGGCTGCGAGTTCGAGGTGCTGGGTCTGTCGCGGGCGCTGACCGCCGAATTCTTCCCCGGCGCCCCGTCGCGCATCTCCGGCATCGGTCTGGCCGGTCTGGAGCAGGCGGCGATGAAGCGGCACCGGATCGCCTGGGGCGAGGCTGTGCCGTCGCCCGCCATCGGCGGCTTCTTCAAGATCCGTTCGGGCGGCGAGGCCCACGCCCACGAGGCCAGGACCATCCACCTGCTGCAGGATGCCTGCAACCGGGGCGACTATCGCCGCTTCAAGCAGTTCTCCGAGGTCGTTCGCGCCCAGGCAGACCTGTCCCTGCGCGATCTGCTGGACTTCCGCGAAGGCGCGCCCATTCCGCTGGACCAGGTCGAGAGCGTATCGGACATCCGCCGCCGCTTCCTGACCCAGGCCATGTCCCTGGGCGCCCTGGGCCCCGAGGCGCACGAGACCTTGAACATCGCCATGAACCGCATCGGCGCCCGCTCGGTCTCGGGCGAGGGCGGCGAGGATCCCGAACGCTATCACCCGCGCTCCAACGGCGACGACGCCAACTCGGCGGTCAAGCAAGTCGCCTCGGGCCGGTTCGGCGTCACGGCCGAATATCTGAACCAGTGCCGCGAGATCGAAATCAAGGTCGCGCAAGGCGCCAAGCCCGGCGAGGGCGGCCAGCTGCCCGGCTTCAAGGTCACGGAATTCATCGCCCGGATGCGCCACGCCGTGCCCGGCACGACCCTGATCTCGCCGCCCCCGCACCACGACATCTATTCGATCGAGGATCTGGCCCAGCTCATCTACGACCTGAAGGCCATCAACCCCGATGCACGGGTGACGGTGAAACTGGTGTCCGCTTCGGGCATCGGCGCCATCGCCTCGGGCGTGGCCAAGGCCAACGCCGACGCCATTCTGATCGCCGGCCACAACGGCGGCACCGGCGCCTCGGCCCAGACCTCGATCAAGCACGCCGGCCTGCCGTGGGAGATCGGCCTGGCCGAGGCCCATCAGGTGCTGACGCTGAACAATCTGCGCGGCTCGGTCACGCTGAGGACCGACGGCGGGGTCCGCACCGGCCGCGACGTGGTCATCGCCGCCATGCTGGGCGCCGAGGAATATGGCGTCGGCACCGCCGCCCTGATCGCCATGGGCTGTCTGATGGTGCGCCAGTGCCATTCCAACACCTGCCCCGTCGGCGTCTGCTCTCAGGACGAGCGGCTGCGCGAGAAGTTCACCGGCACGCCCGACAAGGTCGTGAACCTGTTCACCTTCATCGCCGAGGAGACGCGCGAGATCCTAGCCTCCATCGGCGCGCGCACGATGGACGAGATCATCGGCCGCACCGACCTGCTGCGTCAGGTCCGTCGCGGCGGCTCGCACCTGGACGACCTGGACCTGAACCCGCTGCTGGTTCAGGTGGACGAGGGCGCGGCCGGCAGATGGGCCGACAAGACCACCCGCAAGCCCATCGCCGACAGTCTGGACGCCGCCGTGCTGAAGGACGCCGTGCGCTTCCTGGATCGCGGCCAGACGCTGGAGCTGTCCTATCCGCTGAACAACACCCAGCGCACGGTCGGCGCGGCCCTGTCCTCGGCCATCGTGCGCCGCTTCGGCGCGAAAGGCCCGGCGGGCCGTCTTAAGCTGCGGCTGGAAGGCATCGCGGGCCAGAGCTTCGGCGCCTTTGCGGCCAAGGGTCTGGAACTGCATCTGACCGGCGAGGCCAACGACTATGTCGGCAAGGGCTTGTCGGGCGCCGAAATCTCCATCCGCACGCCGGAATGGCGCGAGGATCAGCTGATCTGCGGCAACACCACCCTGTATGGCGCGACCTCCGGCCGTCTGTTCGTCGCCGGCGCGGCGGGCGAGCGGTTCGCGGTCAGGAACTCGGGCGCCGAGGCCGTGGTCGAGGGTCTGGGCGCGCACGGCTGCGAATATATGACGGGCGGGCGCGTGGTCGTCCTGGGTTCGGTCGGCTGGAACCTGGCGGCGGGCATGAGCGGCGGCGAGCTGTTCGTGCTGGACCAGCCAGGCCATGCCGAACGCGCCCTGAACGGCGACCTGGCGGGCGCGACCGACATTGACGCACAGGCGGCCGATCGACTGAAGGGCCTGATCGAGGCCCATCTGGCGGCGACAGCTTCACCCCTGGCGCGGCGTCTGCTGGCCGATTGGGACAACAGCCTGAACCGCTTCGTCCGCATCGTGCCCCTGACCGACATTGTCGCTCGCACGGAACGCCTGAAGACCTCTGCCTGA
- a CDS encoding ammonium transporter, which translates to MTRSAALAVTLVAGAAAFASPAWAAPALLAHQAPLVIDTAATAWILTSTALVLLMTLPGLALFYGGMVRKKNIISVVAQSAAAFAIVSVLWFLVGYSLSFGKGPEAVNGFIGGLQAAFLNGVTAQTAHSLLPGLPELLFVAFQMTFAIITPALIAGAFAERMKFSASLLFFALWHLIVYAPICHQVWGGGYLGGLGVLDFAGGAVVHVNAGIAGLVCALVLGPRHGFGRDNMAPANLVYSAIGTGLLLVGWLGFNAGSAGAADALAATAAFNTILAAGSAALGWMTLEWFDRKRPTLLGLLSGVVGGLVAITPAAGFVDPKGAFFIGLIGGPACYAGAVWLKHALKYDDSLDAFGVHGVGGIVGALLTGVFATTTVNALSEGATVWKQAVGLVGVIAWSAAGTFVVLMICKFTTGLRVTKDEEVEGLDYTQHGEAIH; encoded by the coding sequence ATGACCCGATCCGCCGCCCTTGCCGTCACGCTCGTCGCCGGGGCGGCGGCCTTCGCCTCACCGGCCTGGGCGGCCCCGGCCCTGCTGGCGCATCAGGCGCCCCTGGTCATCGACACGGCGGCGACGGCCTGGATCCTGACCTCGACGGCGCTGGTGCTGCTGATGACCCTGCCGGGCCTGGCCCTGTTCTACGGCGGCATGGTCCGGAAGAAGAACATCATCAGCGTCGTCGCCCAGTCGGCGGCCGCCTTCGCCATCGTCTCGGTGTTGTGGTTCCTGGTCGGCTACAGCCTTTCGTTCGGCAAGGGACCGGAGGCGGTCAACGGCTTCATCGGCGGGTTGCAGGCGGCCTTCCTGAACGGCGTCACGGCCCAGACGGCCCACAGCCTGCTGCCCGGCCTGCCCGAACTGCTGTTCGTCGCCTTCCAGATGACCTTCGCCATCATCACCCCGGCCCTGATCGCCGGCGCCTTCGCCGAGCGGATGAAGTTCTCGGCCAGCCTGCTGTTCTTCGCCCTGTGGCACCTGATCGTTTATGCGCCGATCTGTCATCAGGTCTGGGGCGGCGGCTATCTGGGCGGGCTGGGCGTGCTCGACTTCGCGGGCGGCGCGGTCGTCCACGTCAACGCCGGGATCGCCGGCCTGGTTTGCGCCCTGGTGCTGGGGCCGCGTCACGGCTTCGGGCGCGACAACATGGCCCCCGCCAACCTGGTCTATAGCGCCATCGGCACCGGCCTGCTGCTCGTCGGCTGGCTGGGCTTCAACGCCGGATCGGCGGGCGCGGCGGATGCGCTGGCCGCCACCGCCGCCTTCAACACCATTCTGGCCGCCGGCAGCGCAGCCCTAGGCTGGATGACCCTCGAATGGTTCGATCGCAAGCGCCCGACCCTCTTGGGCCTGCTGTCGGGCGTCGTCGGCGGTCTGGTCGCCATCACCCCCGCCGCCGGTTTCGTCGATCCCAAGGGCGCCTTCTTCATCGGCCTGATCGGCGGTCCGGCCTGCTATGCGGGCGCGGTCTGGCTGAAGCACGCGCTGAAGTACGACGACAGTCTGGACGCGTTTGGCGTGCACGGCGTGGGCGGCATCGTCGGCGCCCTGCTGACCGGCGTCTTCGCCACCACGACCGTCAACGCCCTGTCGGAGGGGGCGACCGTGTGGAAACAGGCCGTGGGCCTGGTCGGCGTCATCGCCTGGAGCGCGGCGGGCACCTTCGTCGTCCTGATGATCTGCAAGTTCACCACGGGTCTGCGCGTCACCAAGGACGAAGAGGTCGAGGGGCTGGACTATACCCAGCACGGCGAGGCCATCCACTGA